The following proteins are encoded in a genomic region of Sylvia atricapilla isolate bSylAtr1 chromosome 14, bSylAtr1.pri, whole genome shotgun sequence:
- the FBXW11 gene encoding F-box/WD repeat-containing protein 11 isoform X2, with protein sequence MEPDSVIEDKTIELMNTSVMEDQNEDESPKKNTLWQISNGTSSVIVSRKRPSEGNYEKEKDLCIKYFDQWSESDQVEFVEHLISRMCHYQHGHINSYLKPMLQRDFITALPEQGLDHIAENILSYLDARSLCAAELVCKEWQRVISEGMLWKKLIERMVRTDPLWKGLSERRGWDQYLFKNRPTDGPPNSFYRSLYPKIIQDIETIESNWRCGRHNLQRIQCRSENSKGVYCLQYDDEKIISGLRDNSIKIWDKTSLECLKVLTGHTGSVLCLQYDERVIVTGSSDSTVRVWDVNTGEVLNTLIHHNEAVLHLRFSNGLMVTCSKDRSIAVWDMASPTDITLRRVLVGHRAAVNVVDFDDKYIVSASGDRTIKVWSTSTCEFVRTLNGHKRGIACLQYRDRLVVSGSSDNTIRLWDIECGACLRVLEGHEELVRCIRFDNKRIVSGAYDGKIKVWDLQAALDPRAPASTLCLRTLVEHSGRVFRLQFDEFQIISSSHDDTILIWDFLNVPPSAQNETRSPSRTYTYISR encoded by the exons AACACATCAGTAATGGAGGATCAGAATGAAGATGAGTCTCCAAAGAAAAATACCCTGTGGCAG ATAAGTAATGGAACTTCATCTGTGATTGTCTCAAGAAAAAGACCATCAGAAGGAAACTACgaaaaggaaaaagacttgtgtataaaatattttgaccAGTGGTCTGAATCAGATCAAGTGGAATTTGTGGAACACCTCATTTCCCGAATGTGTCACTATCAGCATGGACATATTAACTCTTACCTGAAGCCCATGTTACAGCGGGACTTCATCACTGCGCTGCCAG AGCAAGGCTTAGATCACATAGCAGAAAACATCCTTTCCTATCTCGATGCCAGAtccctgtgtgcagcagagctggtgtgtAAGGAGTGGCAGAGAGTCATCTCGGAGGGGATGCTATGGAAAAAGCTCATTGAGAGGATGGTACGCACAGACCcgctctggaaggggctctcGGAGAGAAGGGGTTG GGATCAGTACCTGTTTAAAAACAGACCAACAGATGGGCCCCCCAATTCATTTTACAGGTCCTTATACCCAAAGATAATCCAGGATATAGAG ACTATAGAATCCAACTGGAGGTGTGGGAGGCACAACTTGCAAAGGATCCAGTGCCGCTCCGAGAACAGCAAAGGGGTCTACTGTTTACAGTATGATGATGAGAAGATCATCAGTGGCCTACGAGACAACTCCATTAAG ATTTGGGACAAAACAAGTTTGGAATGTTTGAAAGTATTAACGGGGCATACTGGCTCAGTTCTTTGTCTGCAGTATGATGAAAGAGTTATTGTAACTGGATCTTCAGATTCTACAGTGAG GGTCTGGGATGTAAATACTGGGGAAGTTCTGAACACGCTGATCCATCACAACGAGGCCGTGCTCCATCTGAGGTTCAGCAATGGGCTGATGGTGACGTGCTCCAAGGACAGGTCCATCGCCGTGTGGGACATGGCCTCCCCCACGGACATCACCCTGCGCCGCGTCCTGGTGGGACACCGCGCCGCTGTCAACGTGGTGGACTTTGATGACAAGTACATCGTGTCGGCCTCAGGGGACAGGACCATCAAG GTGTGGAGCACCAGCACGTGCGAGTTCGTGCGGACCCTGAACGGGCACAAGCGTGGCATTGCCTGCCTGCAGTACCGGGACCGCCTCGTGGTCAGTGGCTCCTCAGACAACACCATCAG gctctgggaCATTGAATGTGGTGCCTGTTTAAGAGTATTAGAAGGCCATGAAGAGCTGGTTCGGTGCATCAGGTTCGACAACAAGAGGATTGTTAGTGGAGCCTACGATGG GAAAATTAAAGTTTGGGACTTGCAAGCTGCTCTTGACCCTCGTGCCCCAGCAAGTACATTATGCTTGCGTACGTTAGTG GAACATTCAGGACGTGTCTTTAGGCTCCAGTTTGATGAATTTCAGATCATTAGTAGTTCCCATGATGATACAATTCTGATTTGGGATTTCTTAAATGTGCCACCGAGTGCCCAGAACGAGACCCGCTCTCCATCTAGAACATACACCTACATCTCCAGATAA
- the FBXW11 gene encoding F-box/WD repeat-containing protein 11 isoform X1 yields the protein MCALRCLQSMPSVRCLQNTSVMEDQNEDESPKKNTLWQISNGTSSVIVSRKRPSEGNYEKEKDLCIKYFDQWSESDQVEFVEHLISRMCHYQHGHINSYLKPMLQRDFITALPEQGLDHIAENILSYLDARSLCAAELVCKEWQRVISEGMLWKKLIERMVRTDPLWKGLSERRGWDQYLFKNRPTDGPPNSFYRSLYPKIIQDIETIESNWRCGRHNLQRIQCRSENSKGVYCLQYDDEKIISGLRDNSIKIWDKTSLECLKVLTGHTGSVLCLQYDERVIVTGSSDSTVRVWDVNTGEVLNTLIHHNEAVLHLRFSNGLMVTCSKDRSIAVWDMASPTDITLRRVLVGHRAAVNVVDFDDKYIVSASGDRTIKVWSTSTCEFVRTLNGHKRGIACLQYRDRLVVSGSSDNTIRLWDIECGACLRVLEGHEELVRCIRFDNKRIVSGAYDGKIKVWDLQAALDPRAPASTLCLRTLVEHSGRVFRLQFDEFQIISSSHDDTILIWDFLNVPPSAQNETRSPSRTYTYISR from the exons AACACATCAGTAATGGAGGATCAGAATGAAGATGAGTCTCCAAAGAAAAATACCCTGTGGCAG ATAAGTAATGGAACTTCATCTGTGATTGTCTCAAGAAAAAGACCATCAGAAGGAAACTACgaaaaggaaaaagacttgtgtataaaatattttgaccAGTGGTCTGAATCAGATCAAGTGGAATTTGTGGAACACCTCATTTCCCGAATGTGTCACTATCAGCATGGACATATTAACTCTTACCTGAAGCCCATGTTACAGCGGGACTTCATCACTGCGCTGCCAG AGCAAGGCTTAGATCACATAGCAGAAAACATCCTTTCCTATCTCGATGCCAGAtccctgtgtgcagcagagctggtgtgtAAGGAGTGGCAGAGAGTCATCTCGGAGGGGATGCTATGGAAAAAGCTCATTGAGAGGATGGTACGCACAGACCcgctctggaaggggctctcGGAGAGAAGGGGTTG GGATCAGTACCTGTTTAAAAACAGACCAACAGATGGGCCCCCCAATTCATTTTACAGGTCCTTATACCCAAAGATAATCCAGGATATAGAG ACTATAGAATCCAACTGGAGGTGTGGGAGGCACAACTTGCAAAGGATCCAGTGCCGCTCCGAGAACAGCAAAGGGGTCTACTGTTTACAGTATGATGATGAGAAGATCATCAGTGGCCTACGAGACAACTCCATTAAG ATTTGGGACAAAACAAGTTTGGAATGTTTGAAAGTATTAACGGGGCATACTGGCTCAGTTCTTTGTCTGCAGTATGATGAAAGAGTTATTGTAACTGGATCTTCAGATTCTACAGTGAG GGTCTGGGATGTAAATACTGGGGAAGTTCTGAACACGCTGATCCATCACAACGAGGCCGTGCTCCATCTGAGGTTCAGCAATGGGCTGATGGTGACGTGCTCCAAGGACAGGTCCATCGCCGTGTGGGACATGGCCTCCCCCACGGACATCACCCTGCGCCGCGTCCTGGTGGGACACCGCGCCGCTGTCAACGTGGTGGACTTTGATGACAAGTACATCGTGTCGGCCTCAGGGGACAGGACCATCAAG GTGTGGAGCACCAGCACGTGCGAGTTCGTGCGGACCCTGAACGGGCACAAGCGTGGCATTGCCTGCCTGCAGTACCGGGACCGCCTCGTGGTCAGTGGCTCCTCAGACAACACCATCAG gctctgggaCATTGAATGTGGTGCCTGTTTAAGAGTATTAGAAGGCCATGAAGAGCTGGTTCGGTGCATCAGGTTCGACAACAAGAGGATTGTTAGTGGAGCCTACGATGG GAAAATTAAAGTTTGGGACTTGCAAGCTGCTCTTGACCCTCGTGCCCCAGCAAGTACATTATGCTTGCGTACGTTAGTG GAACATTCAGGACGTGTCTTTAGGCTCCAGTTTGATGAATTTCAGATCATTAGTAGTTCCCATGATGATACAATTCTGATTTGGGATTTCTTAAATGTGCCACCGAGTGCCCAGAACGAGACCCGCTCTCCATCTAGAACATACACCTACATCTCCAGATAA
- the FBXW11 gene encoding F-box/WD repeat-containing protein 11 isoform X3 — protein sequence MEDQNEDESPKKNTLWQISNGTSSVIVSRKRPSEGNYEKEKDLCIKYFDQWSESDQVEFVEHLISRMCHYQHGHINSYLKPMLQRDFITALPEQGLDHIAENILSYLDARSLCAAELVCKEWQRVISEGMLWKKLIERMVRTDPLWKGLSERRGWDQYLFKNRPTDGPPNSFYRSLYPKIIQDIETIESNWRCGRHNLQRIQCRSENSKGVYCLQYDDEKIISGLRDNSIKIWDKTSLECLKVLTGHTGSVLCLQYDERVIVTGSSDSTVRVWDVNTGEVLNTLIHHNEAVLHLRFSNGLMVTCSKDRSIAVWDMASPTDITLRRVLVGHRAAVNVVDFDDKYIVSASGDRTIKVWSTSTCEFVRTLNGHKRGIACLQYRDRLVVSGSSDNTIRLWDIECGACLRVLEGHEELVRCIRFDNKRIVSGAYDGKIKVWDLQAALDPRAPASTLCLRTLVEHSGRVFRLQFDEFQIISSSHDDTILIWDFLNVPPSAQNETRSPSRTYTYISR from the exons ATGGAGGATCAGAATGAAGATGAGTCTCCAAAGAAAAATACCCTGTGGCAG ATAAGTAATGGAACTTCATCTGTGATTGTCTCAAGAAAAAGACCATCAGAAGGAAACTACgaaaaggaaaaagacttgtgtataaaatattttgaccAGTGGTCTGAATCAGATCAAGTGGAATTTGTGGAACACCTCATTTCCCGAATGTGTCACTATCAGCATGGACATATTAACTCTTACCTGAAGCCCATGTTACAGCGGGACTTCATCACTGCGCTGCCAG AGCAAGGCTTAGATCACATAGCAGAAAACATCCTTTCCTATCTCGATGCCAGAtccctgtgtgcagcagagctggtgtgtAAGGAGTGGCAGAGAGTCATCTCGGAGGGGATGCTATGGAAAAAGCTCATTGAGAGGATGGTACGCACAGACCcgctctggaaggggctctcGGAGAGAAGGGGTTG GGATCAGTACCTGTTTAAAAACAGACCAACAGATGGGCCCCCCAATTCATTTTACAGGTCCTTATACCCAAAGATAATCCAGGATATAGAG ACTATAGAATCCAACTGGAGGTGTGGGAGGCACAACTTGCAAAGGATCCAGTGCCGCTCCGAGAACAGCAAAGGGGTCTACTGTTTACAGTATGATGATGAGAAGATCATCAGTGGCCTACGAGACAACTCCATTAAG ATTTGGGACAAAACAAGTTTGGAATGTTTGAAAGTATTAACGGGGCATACTGGCTCAGTTCTTTGTCTGCAGTATGATGAAAGAGTTATTGTAACTGGATCTTCAGATTCTACAGTGAG GGTCTGGGATGTAAATACTGGGGAAGTTCTGAACACGCTGATCCATCACAACGAGGCCGTGCTCCATCTGAGGTTCAGCAATGGGCTGATGGTGACGTGCTCCAAGGACAGGTCCATCGCCGTGTGGGACATGGCCTCCCCCACGGACATCACCCTGCGCCGCGTCCTGGTGGGACACCGCGCCGCTGTCAACGTGGTGGACTTTGATGACAAGTACATCGTGTCGGCCTCAGGGGACAGGACCATCAAG GTGTGGAGCACCAGCACGTGCGAGTTCGTGCGGACCCTGAACGGGCACAAGCGTGGCATTGCCTGCCTGCAGTACCGGGACCGCCTCGTGGTCAGTGGCTCCTCAGACAACACCATCAG gctctgggaCATTGAATGTGGTGCCTGTTTAAGAGTATTAGAAGGCCATGAAGAGCTGGTTCGGTGCATCAGGTTCGACAACAAGAGGATTGTTAGTGGAGCCTACGATGG GAAAATTAAAGTTTGGGACTTGCAAGCTGCTCTTGACCCTCGTGCCCCAGCAAGTACATTATGCTTGCGTACGTTAGTG GAACATTCAGGACGTGTCTTTAGGCTCCAGTTTGATGAATTTCAGATCATTAGTAGTTCCCATGATGATACAATTCTGATTTGGGATTTCTTAAATGTGCCACCGAGTGCCCAGAACGAGACCCGCTCTCCATCTAGAACATACACCTACATCTCCAGATAA